In Leifsonia sp. ZF2019, a genomic segment contains:
- a CDS encoding EXLDI protein — translation MGEVEVDVSDGPVITVKRFTGRQLLRFESQDGSRSITYRVYATSGGQIAVYQREGPNWRLFISPHEDAPVWNNPRTWSEDWWRSGQRSLSVFPDTAAMANELPPELVQATMTALTVPDVEDLDI, via the coding sequence ATGGGCGAAGTCGAAGTCGACGTCAGCGATGGCCCGGTGATCACGGTGAAGCGTTTTACGGGGCGTCAGCTCTTGCGGTTCGAGAGTCAGGACGGTTCGCGCTCGATCACCTACCGCGTGTATGCGACCTCCGGAGGACAGATCGCGGTCTACCAGCGCGAGGGTCCGAACTGGCGACTCTTCATCTCACCACACGAGGACGCCCCCGTATGGAACAACCCAAGGACGTGGTCGGAAGACTGGTGGCGGTCAGGTCAACGATCTCTGTCGGTCTTCCCCGATACTGCGGCGATGGCGAACGAGTTACCGCCAGAGCTGGTCCAAGCCACGATGACAGCGCTCACGGTCCCCGACGTCGAGGACCTCGACATCTGA
- a CDS encoding alpha/beta hydrolase gives MTRAQEWRPDVLGEPFEQLTLPLTPDAEGEVVATLVRYAPPPRLADLWSHRPAADVDVLYVHGWSDYFFQKELARFWHDRGARFYALDLRKYGRSLREGQTPGFVDDLATYDEDIAAALDAIGHASGDGRRLLLLGHSTGGLTLSLWIDRHPGRAHALVLNSPWLEFQAGGPGRAALAPLIDLHARLDPKAAMPNVDLGYYTRSVSATMDGEWDYDLAWRPVRGFRVHPAWLTAVLAGHARVAAGLSLDVPVLTLLSARSALLPYWTPEMMSSDVVLVVQDIAVRALRLAPTVTVSRIDGALHDVFLSREPVRAAAYGEVERWLRGYVSGS, from the coding sequence ATGACGCGCGCGCAGGAGTGGCGGCCGGATGTGCTCGGCGAGCCGTTCGAGCAGCTCACGTTGCCATTGACGCCCGACGCCGAGGGCGAGGTCGTGGCCACGCTGGTGCGCTACGCGCCGCCTCCCCGGCTCGCCGACCTGTGGTCGCACCGACCCGCGGCCGATGTCGACGTGCTGTACGTGCACGGCTGGTCCGACTACTTCTTCCAGAAGGAGCTGGCGCGTTTCTGGCACGATCGCGGGGCACGGTTCTACGCGCTCGATCTGCGCAAGTACGGCCGGAGTCTGCGCGAGGGGCAGACTCCCGGATTCGTCGACGACCTGGCGACGTACGACGAGGACATCGCTGCGGCGCTCGACGCCATCGGCCATGCGTCCGGTGACGGTCGCCGTCTGCTGCTGCTGGGTCACTCGACCGGCGGACTCACGCTCAGCCTCTGGATCGATCGGCACCCCGGCCGGGCGCACGCGCTCGTGCTGAACAGCCCGTGGCTGGAGTTCCAGGCCGGCGGCCCCGGCAGGGCGGCGCTGGCCCCGCTGATCGATCTGCACGCCCGCCTCGACCCGAAGGCGGCCATGCCGAACGTCGACCTGGGCTACTACACACGGTCCGTGTCCGCGACGATGGACGGCGAGTGGGACTACGACCTGGCCTGGCGGCCGGTGCGCGGTTTCCGCGTGCATCCCGCGTGGCTGACCGCCGTGCTCGCCGGGCACGCGCGGGTCGCGGCCGGGTTGTCGTTGGACGTGCCCGTGCTGACCCTCCTCTCGGCGCGGTCGGCACTGCTGCCCTACTGGACGCCGGAGATGATGAGCAGCGACGTCGTGCTGGTGGTGCAGGACATCGCCGTGCGGGCTCTGCGCCTGGCGCCGACCGTGACGGTCTCGCGCATAGACGGAGCCCTGCACGACGTGTTCCTGTCGCGCGAGCCGGTGCGCGCGGCCGCCTACGGTGAGGTCGAGCGCTGGCTGCGCGGGTACGTCAGCGGAAGTTGA
- a CDS encoding YajQ family cyclic di-GMP-binding protein translates to MADSTFDVVSKVDKMEADNAVNQARKEVEQRYDFKNVGASVEWSGEKILLKANTEERVKAVLEVVESKMIKRGITLKSLDAGDPYASGKEFRIEIGLKNGIEQDAAKKISKLIRDEAPKSVKAQIQGDELRVSSKSRDDLQATMALLKGADLDVALQFVNFR, encoded by the coding sequence GTGGCAGACTCCACGTTCGACGTCGTCAGCAAGGTCGACAAGATGGAGGCGGACAACGCCGTCAACCAGGCGCGCAAGGAGGTCGAGCAGCGCTACGACTTCAAGAACGTCGGCGCGTCGGTCGAGTGGAGCGGCGAGAAGATCCTGCTCAAGGCCAACACCGAGGAGCGGGTGAAGGCCGTGCTCGAGGTCGTCGAGTCCAAGATGATCAAGCGTGGCATCACGCTCAAGTCGCTCGACGCGGGAGACCCATACGCGTCCGGCAAGGAGTTCCGCATCGAGATCGGGCTCAAGAACGGCATCGAGCAGGATGCCGCCAAGAAGATCTCGAAGCTGATCCGCGACGAGGCCCCCAAGTCGGTCAAGGCGCAGATCCAGGGCGACGAGCTCCGGGTCTCGTCGAAGAGCCGGGACGACCTCCAGGCCACCATGGCCCTGCTGAAGGGCGCCGACCTCGACGTCGCCCTCCAGTTCGTCAACTTCCGCTGA
- a CDS encoding exosortase/archaeosortase family protein, translated as MGADRMSSGPNLSTDGVKVARTSRLGIPSGGRWVRITVALAFVAAAALILWNVSFIGTLEAKIGVWWMDLVLPGKIAGIGNSLVYNFENHARGVRVTAECSVAVLIVPVLLLGALVSGLTRVPLRRLFRALLVAVAVQCLVNQIRLALILTTYQFFGRSGFDLSHVLVGSFLSIIGVAFAFLLVVKSGRGEVRAKRRPAHA; from the coding sequence GTGGGCGCGGATCGCATGTCGAGCGGGCCGAATTTGTCTACCGATGGGGTGAAGGTCGCACGGACCAGCCGACTTGGCATCCCTTCCGGCGGGCGATGGGTGCGGATTACGGTGGCGCTGGCTTTCGTGGCGGCGGCCGCGCTCATCCTGTGGAACGTCTCGTTCATCGGAACACTAGAGGCAAAGATTGGGGTGTGGTGGATGGATCTGGTGCTCCCCGGCAAGATCGCGGGCATCGGCAACTCCCTCGTATACAACTTCGAGAACCACGCTCGAGGAGTTCGCGTGACGGCCGAGTGTAGCGTGGCCGTCCTGATCGTGCCGGTCCTGCTCCTCGGCGCCCTGGTTTCGGGATTGACGCGGGTTCCCTTAAGGCGCCTGTTCCGTGCACTCCTTGTGGCTGTGGCGGTCCAGTGTCTCGTGAACCAGATCCGGCTCGCCCTAATCCTCACCACCTACCAATTCTTCGGCCGTTCCGGCTTTGACCTCTCACATGTGCTGGTGGGCTCGTTCCTGTCGATAATTGGCGTCGCCTTCGCATTCTTGTTAGTTGTCAAATCCGGGCGAGGAGAGGTTCGCGCCAAACGGCGCCCGGCTCATGCTTAG
- a CDS encoding glycosyltransferase — translation MLSPVLGAISLSLVVAFLFYVTSILVPFLGLKPRAPGDASKFEWHFMIPCRDEEAVIDDTLSRLRSNFADVHVWVIDDDSDDQTAQRVHDWSARDPNIHLVQRRRPQARTGKGDALNAAFHELQSFRSRQPTARAADETVVVVLDADGELERHALEYAASDGVFGDEVVGAAQVTVRMKNRGERKPIADGNWMHNAAARYLIRMQDLEFRTIIAAMQSLRGVSNTVGLGGNGQFTRLSALETIATRYGEPWHGSLLEDYELGVHVLLSGMQVRHIHESWVEQEGLTSYRRFFTQRTRWCQGNIQCARYIGPIARSPEFSNVGVLETAYYLLLPFLQLIGVAIWLYLGYFTISAISLNPEYWGSQAWVWIALVFVTGVLPFAIWGPVYQRRCERSASPVWGILWGLGVWLYVAYTYVTLARAFARIVLRRNGWAKTRRNAETLSGPVAKES, via the coding sequence ATGCTTAGTCCAGTTCTGGGCGCGATCTCGCTCTCTCTCGTCGTTGCGTTCCTGTTTTACGTGACCTCTATCCTGGTGCCTTTTCTCGGGCTCAAGCCCAGAGCGCCAGGGGACGCGTCGAAGTTCGAGTGGCATTTCATGATCCCGTGTCGCGATGAGGAGGCCGTGATCGATGACACGCTCAGTCGCCTGCGCTCGAACTTTGCAGACGTGCATGTCTGGGTGATCGATGACGATAGCGACGATCAGACGGCGCAGCGAGTTCACGACTGGTCGGCTCGGGACCCGAACATCCACCTCGTTCAACGCCGTCGGCCGCAGGCTCGAACGGGGAAGGGTGACGCGCTCAACGCTGCGTTCCACGAGCTCCAGTCGTTTCGCAGCAGACAGCCCACTGCGCGCGCGGCGGACGAGACCGTGGTCGTCGTCTTGGATGCGGATGGGGAGCTCGAACGGCACGCGTTGGAGTATGCCGCGAGCGATGGGGTGTTCGGCGATGAGGTAGTGGGTGCCGCGCAGGTCACGGTGAGAATGAAGAACCGGGGCGAGCGCAAACCCATCGCGGATGGTAACTGGATGCACAATGCCGCTGCTAGATACCTTATTCGCATGCAGGATCTAGAGTTTCGCACGATCATCGCCGCGATGCAATCGCTTCGTGGCGTTTCCAACACCGTGGGTTTGGGGGGCAACGGGCAATTTACTCGACTCTCTGCGCTCGAGACTATTGCTACCCGTTATGGAGAGCCGTGGCACGGCTCGCTCCTGGAGGACTACGAATTGGGTGTACACGTGCTCTTGTCCGGCATGCAGGTGCGTCACATCCATGAGAGCTGGGTCGAGCAGGAAGGCCTCACGAGCTATCGTCGATTCTTCACTCAAAGGACCCGGTGGTGCCAGGGCAATATCCAATGCGCCCGATACATCGGTCCTATCGCGCGTTCACCGGAGTTCTCGAACGTGGGTGTGCTCGAGACCGCCTATTACCTGCTTCTGCCGTTCCTGCAGCTGATCGGGGTCGCTATCTGGCTGTACCTGGGATACTTCACAATCTCAGCAATCAGCCTCAACCCGGAGTATTGGGGCAGCCAAGCCTGGGTCTGGATCGCCCTGGTATTCGTGACGGGGGTGCTTCCGTTTGCGATCTGGGGCCCCGTTTATCAGAGGCGATGTGAGAGATCGGCTTCGCCCGTGTGGGGAATCCTCTGGGGCCTCGGGGTGTGGCTCTACGTCGCATACACGTACGTGACGCTCGCCAGGGCGTTCGCGAGGATAGTTCTCCGGCGGAACGGATGGGCGAAGACTCGAAGGAACGCAGAGACGCTTTCGGGGCCGGTAGCGAAGGAGAGCTGA
- a CDS encoding beta strand repeat-containing protein: MVKENVSSRPGRAAATLGLAALIAVAATGTGLVVAQAASDDSFPCSSGCTTATDWTAPATTEATFVVQAGEGAQVTGRYKIKKGHTLHIGPGEIGGNGGASQIVDNGTRVIVAGADGGDASSGAPGGSAGFGQGDTIASGIIWPGKSGFGGNDGTATSGGPGLTGGVIGDASSTYAGSGGGGGFGGGGGGGGNAPASGAGGIGGQGGVAGESGGYGGGGKNSSGSAVSYGGVGGGGVNSGGAGGDGGENTNQGKGGGDGGGGYSGGGGGGGNVLGDGSNRTLGGGGGSSFAASGVAQSQAVESHTGTPTVTMSSVVQAPIFSDDAPPSPVRRGTGVSYEFRADGIPSGNVTYGVEGDLPPGLSLDPQTGKLTGTADTVGNYTFQVTATNAVDTTVGTEHTVVVNDAPSFTGGGLGAGVVDDYYNSSLTVDSNNGGALSIQLGSGNLPPGLSLGGGSAGKATLSGTPTTAGSFTFSIDAVNSVDTTNSGDLTVVISPGKPTFTAARPEDGSLNTSYQAYQFEANSHGGGALTYATSSGSLPPGLTLSSGGKLSGTPTELGSFTFRVRVTNSAGSTDTGDLTVKIGAVAPIWQSGAPTTTATVGVPYKFELRASGEPAPTFSAYTDGGGAMPPGLQVQQEADGKWYLAGTPTTAGVYDHVAFWAINDAGSVYAPRSGWYTITVGAPPTFTADTPEDGVVDSTYSYSFAANSNNGGNVTYAVKSGSLPDGLGLTLNGTLSGTPTTAGSFQFTVTATNSAGSTDSGVITVKIVAGAPTFSAKTPSTTATVGEAYSTYSFTAVSHGGGAVSFAVGSGTLPTGLTLDSGGSLHGTPSSAGSFTFSVDATNSVGSANSGDITITVVPAPEAPTFTADAPPASGTVGVAYSYTFKADGVPSGGVSYAVKSGTLPDGLALNTSSGVLSGTPTTPGAHTFVVEATNAKGSTAGASHTITVVPAPEAPTFTADAPPASGTVGVAYSYTFKADGVPSGGVSYAVKSGTLPDGLALNTSSGVLSGTPTTPGAHTFVVEATNAKGSTAGASHTITVVPAPEAPTFTADAPPASGTVGVAYSYTFKADGVPSGGVSYAVKSGTLPDGLALNTSSGVLSGTPTTPGAHTFVVEATNAKGSTAGASHTITVVPAPEAPTFTADAPPASGTVGVAYSYTFKADGVPSGGVSYAVKSGTLPDGLALNTSSGVLSGTPTTPGAHTFVVEATNAKGSTAGASHTITVVPAPEAPTFTADAPPASGTVGVAYSYTFKADGVPSGGVSYAVKSGTLPDGLALNTSSGVLSGTPTTPGAHTFVVEATNAKGSTAGASHTITVGVPMPVVSGDDGGDPATVDGKDGIPGATITIREAPADGSRAIGDELGSNTVRSDGTWSVLLTRNPDTSTMTVTQTFDGVTSDPRDYAFDLNGPVIDPAVAAMLAIPGIFIGVGVYRRRRASA, from the coding sequence ATGGTGAAAGAGAATGTATCGAGTCGACCGGGTCGTGCGGCAGCGACGCTCGGCCTCGCAGCCCTGATCGCTGTCGCAGCCACCGGTACCGGACTGGTCGTAGCACAGGCGGCATCTGACGACTCCTTTCCTTGTTCGAGTGGCTGCACGACCGCGACGGATTGGACAGCACCCGCCACCACAGAGGCGACATTCGTCGTCCAGGCCGGCGAGGGTGCGCAGGTCACCGGACGCTACAAGATCAAGAAGGGGCACACGCTCCACATCGGTCCAGGCGAGATCGGCGGCAACGGCGGCGCATCTCAGATCGTCGACAACGGCACTCGTGTGATCGTTGCAGGCGCCGACGGAGGCGACGCGTCCTCGGGAGCACCGGGCGGTAGCGCGGGCTTCGGGCAGGGCGACACGATCGCGTCAGGTATCATCTGGCCTGGGAAATCAGGTTTCGGCGGGAACGATGGAACCGCCACTAGTGGGGGGCCTGGACTAACCGGCGGCGTCATAGGTGACGCGTCCAGCACTTACGCTGGTTCTGGTGGCGGAGGTGGCTTTGGTGGCGGTGGCGGCGGAGGTGGGAACGCTCCCGCATCCGGCGCTGGCGGCATCGGCGGGCAAGGCGGCGTAGCGGGCGAGTCTGGCGGTTATGGGGGCGGAGGAAAGAACTCGTCCGGCAGCGCCGTAAGCTACGGCGGTGTCGGAGGCGGCGGTGTTAACAGCGGCGGCGCGGGTGGTGATGGCGGCGAAAACACCAATCAGGGCAAGGGGGGTGGTGACGGCGGCGGCGGCTACTCAGGTGGTGGTGGCGGCGGCGGGAACGTCCTGGGTGATGGCAGTAATCGGACCCTCGGCGGTGGCGGCGGAAGCAGCTTCGCTGCTTCTGGCGTCGCACAGTCGCAGGCTGTGGAGTCACACACGGGAACCCCGACTGTCACGATGTCGTCGGTCGTTCAGGCGCCCATCTTCTCTGATGACGCGCCTCCCAGCCCCGTTCGCCGGGGAACCGGAGTGTCGTACGAATTCCGCGCCGACGGCATCCCGAGCGGGAACGTCACCTACGGGGTTGAGGGCGACCTGCCGCCGGGTTTGAGCCTGGACCCGCAGACTGGAAAGCTGACCGGGACTGCTGACACCGTCGGCAATTACACGTTCCAGGTGACGGCAACGAATGCCGTCGACACGACTGTTGGCACCGAGCACACCGTCGTGGTGAACGACGCGCCTTCGTTCACGGGGGGTGGACTTGGCGCAGGTGTGGTCGACGATTACTACAACTCGTCGCTGACCGTTGACAGCAATAACGGTGGGGCTCTCAGTATCCAGCTTGGTTCTGGCAACCTCCCACCCGGGCTAAGTCTGGGCGGCGGGTCCGCTGGGAAGGCCACTCTCAGTGGCACCCCCACCACCGCTGGCTCATTCACATTTAGTATCGACGCCGTCAACTCGGTGGATACCACAAACTCTGGAGATCTCACCGTCGTGATCTCTCCAGGCAAGCCCACTTTCACGGCAGCCAGGCCCGAGGATGGTTCTCTGAACACGTCGTATCAGGCATATCAGTTCGAAGCCAACAGCCACGGTGGTGGGGCGCTCACTTATGCCACTTCGTCCGGATCGTTACCGCCGGGTCTGACACTCAGTTCTGGCGGAAAGCTGTCCGGAACGCCGACGGAACTCGGCTCGTTCACTTTCAGGGTTCGCGTGACCAATAGCGCAGGGTCGACGGACACAGGCGACCTAACTGTGAAGATTGGGGCTGTGGCTCCGATATGGCAGTCGGGTGCTCCGACGACGACGGCCACCGTTGGCGTGCCGTACAAGTTTGAGTTGCGGGCGTCCGGCGAGCCAGCTCCGACCTTCTCGGCGTACACCGACGGTGGTGGGGCGATGCCGCCTGGCCTTCAGGTTCAGCAAGAGGCGGACGGCAAATGGTATCTTGCGGGCACGCCCACCACGGCTGGTGTATATGATCACGTCGCGTTCTGGGCGATCAACGATGCGGGCAGTGTGTACGCGCCTCGAAGCGGCTGGTACACGATCACGGTTGGTGCGCCTCCGACATTCACCGCGGATACGCCGGAGGACGGCGTAGTGGACTCCACTTACAGCTATTCGTTTGCTGCGAATTCGAACAACGGCGGGAACGTCACTTATGCGGTCAAGTCGGGAAGTCTGCCGGACGGGTTGGGCCTGACGCTAAATGGAACGTTGTCTGGCACGCCCACCACGGCTGGGTCCTTCCAGTTCACGGTGACGGCAACGAACAGCGCCGGGTCGACAGACTCTGGCGTGATCACCGTGAAGATCGTCGCGGGTGCGCCGACGTTCTCGGCAAAGACGCCGTCTACGACGGCGACGGTGGGAGAGGCTTACTCGACCTACTCATTCACAGCCGTTTCCCACGGCGGCGGCGCGGTCTCCTTCGCGGTGGGCTCTGGAACTCTTCCGACAGGACTGACTCTGGACTCCGGTGGATCGCTGCACGGCACGCCGAGTTCGGCAGGTTCCTTCACGTTCAGTGTGGACGCGACGAACTCGGTCGGGTCCGCCAACAGCGGGGACATCACGATCACGGTTGTTCCGGCTCCGGAGGCGCCGACGTTTACGGCGGATGCTCCGCCGGCGTCGGGGACGGTTGGTGTGGCGTATTCGTATACGTTCAAGGCTGATGGTGTTCCTTCCGGTGGTGTGAGTTATGCGGTGAAGTCGGGGACGTTGCCTGATGGGTTGGCTCTGAACACGAGTTCGGGTGTGTTGTCGGGTACTCCGACGACTCCGGGTGCGCATACGTTTGTTGTTGAGGCGACGAACGCGAAGGGGTCGACGGCGGGTGCGTCGCATACGATCACGGTTGTTCCGGCTCCGGAGGCGCCGACGTTTACGGCGGATGCTCCGCCGGCGTCGGGGACGGTTGGTGTGGCGTATTCGTATACGTTCAAGGCTGATGGTGTTCCTTCCGGTGGTGTGAGTTATGCGGTGAAGTCGGGGACGTTGCCTGATGGGTTGGCTCTGAACACGAGTTCGGGTGTGTTGTCGGGTACTCCGACGACTCCGGGTGCGCATACGTTTGTTGTTGAGGCGACGAACGCGAAGGGGTCGACGGCGGGTGCGTCGCATACGATCACGGTTGTTCCGGCTCCGGAGGCGCCGACGTTTACGGCGGATGCTCCGCCGGCGTCGGGGACGGTTGGTGTGGCGTATTCGTATACGTTCAAGGCTGATGGTGTTCCTTCCGGTGGTGTGAGTTATGCGGTGAAGTCGGGGACGTTGCCTGATGGGTTGGCTCTGAACACGAGTTCGGGTGTGTTGTCGGGTACTCCGACGACTCCGGGTGCGCATACGTTTGTTGTTGAGGCGACGAACGCGAAGGGGTCGACGGCGGGTGCGTCGCATACGATCACGGTTGTTCCGGCTCCGGAGGCGCCGACGTTTACGGCGGATGCTCCGCCGGCGTCGGGGACGGTTGGTGTGGCGTATTCGTATACGTTCAAGGCTGATGGTGTTCCTTCCGGTGGTGTGAGTTATGCGGTGAAGTCGGGGACGTTGCCTGATGGGTTGGCTCTGAACACGAGTTCGGGTGTGTTGTCGGGTACTCCGACGACTCCGGGTGCGCATACGTTTGTTGTTGAGGCGACGAACGCGAAGGGGTCGACGGCGGGTGCGTCGCATACGATCACGGTTGTTCCGGCTCCGGAGGCGCCGACGTTTACGGCGGATGCTCCGCCGGCGTCGGGGACGGTTGGTGTGGCGTATTCGTATACGTTCAAGGCTGATGGTGTTCCTTCCGGTGGTGTGAGTTATGCGGTGAAGTCGGGGACGTTGCCTGATGGGTTGGCTCTGAACACGAGTTCGGGTGTGTTGTCGGGTACTCCGACGACTCCGGGTGCGCATACGTTTGTTGTTGAGGCGACGAACGCGAAGGGGTCGACGGCGGGCGCGTCGCATACGATCACGGTTGGGGTTCCGATGCCGGTCGTGAGTGGTGATGACGGCGGCGATCCCGCGACCGTGGATGGAAAGGACGGAATCCCGGGTGCGACCATCACGATCCGGGAGGCCCCTGCGGACGGTTCGAGGGCGATTGGTGACGAGTTGGGCAGCAACACGGTTAGATCGGATGGCACCTGGAGTGTGTTGCTGACACGGAATCCGGATACGTCAACAATGACGGTGACCCAAACCTTTGACGGGGTGACTTCCGATCCGCGGGACTACGCCTTCGATCTGAACGGCCCCGTCATCGATCCTGCAGTTGCGGCGATGCTTGCCATTCCGGGGATCTTCATCGGTGTCGGGGTGTATCGGAGACGGCGGGCGTCTGCCTGA